TGGGTGATAATTCTTAACATGAGACAGTGGCGCGACACGAACATCAAATAGAAATAATGGGATAAACACATCTACAAGTGTGGAAACTTAATGGTTATAATCATTAGAAGCAAAGCAATAACGTTTCTTGTACtactggaaaaaaaattgaggaCAAGAATCAACAGTCGATAAAAATAATCCCATACTAATTACTACTATGCTCTGTTTGCTCCTTGTACATGTAACCTTCTTCATTTTACTAACAAGACACGTTAAGAAACATTTACATGAAAATGCTACAACCTATATAACAGAACTAAAAAAATACAGTAATGATTTGAATAGTAAAAACTGACCAAACCAGAAACAATCTGGTGCAACGCGTTCAAATCAAAGCTAATTTGAGAGAGATCAGCATGTGCATCAGTGACCTGTTACgagattataatttttattatatatgattatatgcttataaattactagtaagaaatagagaaagagaTCAGTGGTACTGCATGTACCTCActcctaattaattttgaaatttctattTGCTCATCGATTTTTCCGTCCAAGTTCTCAATTCTCTGAGTCAGGTGCCTTTTTGCTGCCTGCTCagaaatcatataaaaaataatctgtaAGCAATTTCATATGAAAAATAGTCGGACCACCAAGGTTGCAGCTAGTATAATGTTTCAAGTTCATGTGAAACAGGATACTCTGTTACAAAGAAAcatgataataaataactttaaaacAGATTAAAAAGCTGAGGCATGTATTAAAAAACTACTATTGCTTTGCAATCAACATACAAACACCAATACCCATAAAACAGACACAATAAGCTTCTTAACAGTTgacagtggcggacgcagaaataTTTCGTGGTAGGGGCTGGTtgtacattaaattttttgtagttAACATACAACTCCCTTCGTCTTTTAAAATAGAGATTTCTGCAGCGTCACGAGTTTTAAAGTGAAATTGGTATAGTGTGAcgtataaaatttttaagtataaataacataaaaaaatattatagaacTCCCTCCGTGCACGACTAATTGGCATGTTTTACTCTACTCAGATTTTAAGTAATATAGTGACAAATAGGTGGATAAAGTTATTGAAATGTGAGTcctattataataaatttttaatggaatggactAGTGGAACATGAAAATCATTATCAACAGTAATAAAAAGTACTtcgttcgtcccacaaaaaatatgcatttttagTTGGGCAggagttttaatatataattNNNNNNNNNNNNNNNNNNNNNNNNNNNNNNNNNNNNNNNNNNNNNNNNNNNNNNNNNNNNNNNNNNNNNNNNNNNNNNNNNNNNNNNNNNNNNNNNNNNNTCATTTCCCGAGCTAAAACACTTCAGGTAGTTCACTCAGAGGCTCCTGGACATGTAACTGGTTCTATTCACTTGGTAAGTATTAATCTAATCTTGACAAAGATTTAAcacaaatgaattaaaatcGTAATTATGAGATTAACATTCAATCAATTAATGGCAGATGTATGCTGAGCTGCAAGTTCTTTCTCCCTTAGTTCCAACACGAGAGGCTCATTTCCTCCGGTACTGCCAGCACAACGCAGAAGAGGGAACGTGGGCTATAGTCGATTTCCCAATGGACGGCTTCCACAATGATTACTCTCCATCCTTTCCTTACTACAAGAGGCGCCCTTCTGGATGCATCATTCAGGACATGCCTAATGGATACTCAACGGTAATTGCCTATTCATTTACACATCACATTAATGTACGCATTAAATAATTGCACCACGTTTAACATGAGTATTTTATGTTCTTTTCAGGTAACTTGGGTGGAGCATGCTGAGGTTGAAGATGGGCAGATCAATAATGTCTTCAGCAGTCTAGTCAGCAGTGGTGAGGCTTTTGGGGCGCAGCGGTGGCTCGCTGTTCTGCAGCGGCAGTGCGAGAGGCTTGCCAGCCTCATGGCCAGAAACATATCTGATCTTGGAGGTATAACAATTTTTACTTTAAGATGAAAAGATGGAATAAATTTCTAACTAATGGTAATACATGACAGTGATCCCATCGCCTGAAGCACGAAAAAGTGTGATGAATCTTGCGCAGAGGATGATTCGGACATTCTGCCTCAACATAAGCACTTGTTATGGCCAATCTTGGACAGCCCTTTCTGAATCTGCTGATGATACTGTTCGGATCACTACCAGGAGAGTCACCGACCCCGGCCAGCCTAACGGCTTGATCCTCAGCGCCGTCTCCACTACTTGGCTGCCCTTTCAACACAAAGAGGTTTTCGATTTCTTGAGAGACGAACGCTCCAGAGCTCAGGTTCCATTttctacatattttttttccaattctGCTCATTTTGtgcatataaataattaattagttatgaaCTTGTTTAACAGATCGATGTACTCTCAAATGGGAATTCACTGAATGAAGTAGCTCACATTGCCAATGGCTCCAATCCAGGAAACTGCATTTCTCTTCTTCGCATCAATGTAGGTCCAccatttgattttattagttagGGTTTTTATgaattctcttttttaaaattgtgattatacatatatataggttgCAAGCAACTCATCACAAAGTGTGGAGCTGGTGCTGCAAGAGAGCTGCTGGGATGATTCAGGGAGCTTAGTAGCGTACGCGACAGTGGACGTGGATGCGATCCAGATGGTGATGAACGGCGAGGATCCATCGTGCATCCCGGTCTTACCAATGGGGTTCGTCATCGTCCCAAGCACTGACAGCAACAATGAATCAGGATGCCTCCTCACAGTGTGCCTCCAAGTTCTGGCAAGCACAATGCATAACGCAAAGCTCAATCTCTCAAGCGTCACGGCTATCAACCACCACCTCTGCAACATTGTGCAGCAGATCACCACCCTTCTCAATGCCGACGCCCCCTCCGccgaattaaattaatttgtcttCTGGTTTTAGACATTAACTAATTGTTGCAGTGAATTAAAATTAGGGTTAGAGTGAGTAGGAAAATAGGTGTCAAGAGCGCACCATATAAGATGCGGCTCCTTGCTACTTGGTAAGGCTCATAGTTGATGGCCTCACCACATAGCAAGGGTTGCTTGGTTCGGGTATTGACTTCctcttattcatttatatcaatatcaatatcaatatcaatattaatataagcGTTTCTTCTCAAATTACTATCCACCATTACTTTGCAtggttaaattatttttagtgatAATATTAGTGCTACTCAtggaatattttataattaaactaaacgcataaatttaatactaattgagAATCAAATTACCTCCTCATCTTCTTATAACcaaatcaaatactccatccgttccatagtaattgagacatttcttttcgacacagagattaagaaaaattgtgttaggtgagttaataAAGGGAgagtaaaatggaaaatgaaaaaggtagagagatgaagagagaataaagtaagaaagagtaaagtaagtgtggaaaatgttttgacttttactaaaaagagaaatgactctattgctatggaacgtaccaaaatggcaaaatgactctattactatggaacggagggagtaataaaaatttcaaaattgaaaatcagttttttttttccatagcACAATTTTTACCAAATAAAAAGCTCTAgcaatatcaaattttcattttaaaaataattcaacctCAACTTGgcgttattttttatttgtttggcATTAACGAAAATTCGAATTTACACGTATTTTCACATCAAGACACATTTATGATTTAGGCGCAGAGTAAATCACATGAAGATAAACTGCATATAAGATAAGCAAATTCAAGTTTGTTGATGGAAAATTAGatctttaaaatttactagtattattttgaagaTGGACTGATATAAATGGCACATGAAAGGGAGGGGAGCatccttttttctttattgtgTCCCATTACTTTTCCTAGCAATGTACAGTTTGCATTTTGCAGTTTGGACCATATGTAGTTTATGAGGGaggtttcaaattttgaatttcccATTTTTGCGTGAAGAAACTGTATACCCCAAATTAAGAGAACGATTTTAGagaaaagggaagaaaaattgtaaattaaaatttgtatatactcATTTAAAGTATCTCCCAAACATATGTAGGGTACTAGGTTAAATTACAACTTTAATTggtagtatttaattagagCACCACCTTACTTTTATGTTAATTTGTCGTTAAatagtgtgtgaaatttaattttggcaTTTTATGTGTAAACATTGTTGCACACATTGAACCGTACGTATCTTGTTCAAAGTCCAAATTTGCCTTAACTATGCTTGAGTTGGTTAACTAATTAAACATGGAGTACTATGTTACAATTTCAGAGTTGTTGAAgattttacaaaattcaaaGTTGCTAATTTAGCATCAATTT
The genomic region above belongs to Salvia hispanica cultivar TCC Black 2014 chromosome 3, UniMelb_Shisp_WGS_1.0, whole genome shotgun sequence and contains:
- the LOC125210375 gene encoding homeobox-leucine zipper protein HDG5-like, which gives rise to SRAKTLQVVHSEAPGHVTGSIHLMYAELQVLSPLVPTREAHFLRYCQHNAEEGTWAIVDFPMDGFHNDYSPSFPYYKRRPSGCIIQDMPNGYSTVTWVEHAEVEDGQINNVFSSLVSSGEAFGAQRWLAVLQRQCERLASLMARNISDLGVIPSPEARKSVMNLAQRMIRTFCLNISTCYGQSWTALSESADDTVRITTRRVTDPGQPNGLILSAVSTTWLPFQHKEVFDFLRDERSRAQIDVLSNGNSLNEVAHIANGSNPGNCISLLRINVASNSSQSVELVLQESCWDDSGSLVAYATVDVDAIQMVMNGEDPSCIPVLPMGFVIVPSTDSNNESGCLLTVCLQVLASTMHNAKLNLSSVTAINHHLCNIVQQITTLLNADAPSAELN